The genomic interval tcatttaaatcCATAGTCAGTCTGATGTCATGTGACAAtgtgacctgtctgtgtgtgcgtctcctgCCTCCATGTCTTTCTATCCTGGGAAGGATGCTAGCCTGGCTACTAGCCTGttacacacaaccacaacaacaacacacatgtaTTTGTACCAGCCGGCAAATTTCTTGGCAAAATTCAAAGTGTTGCTGCATGCATAACAGTTCAATATCAGAACGCTGcaaatgatgaatatgaagTGAGTGGAAAGCATCAGAATAACACTTTGCTTAATTAGCCCGTTCACTCTCGGCAGAACAAATGCTGCTTGCGGGCCAAAGCATATGCTTCAGCATTTGAACAAACTCAGTCTGTCCTGCTCGTCGTGCTCGTGCAGAACGAGGAACGTGCACTTCTTCACAGAGATGCTTCATGTGACTGTTCAGGTGCAGCTCTGGTGTAGTGCCTGTCTGCTGTCAGAAGAGGGCGCACTGCTGCTTCGCTGCGCCCcattctccttttatttttaatgaatgaatacaatgaaaacaaagatagTTATTTTCTCTTACTCTGATATTAGATTAATTACTAATTactaatcatatttttttttaatatccatgatgaaattgtgtgtttatatttgaagGACGTGTAATTTTCTTGAAGCAAAGTCCGTCACTAATGAGTGACAAAATCTTTAtaccttttttcctttttcgttATTTGAGGAGACTTACTGATATCATGACTTCCACAAACACTAAAAAGTGTCAGCATCATAGAATCGGATCGATGTAAAGAACAACTGACTGATCCTGGCGGGAAATAAAAGGATGGAAGCTCGTTGGtgttgaaaatattgaattgGTTCTTTTTTCACTTGTTGTGGCTATGAAAACTAAACACAGGGAAGTGTTGAACAGATtaataaaactattaaaaaaacgaACTCAAATAATACTATTTTAAATTAACGTATTTTCTTACGTGAATTGTCGGAAGGTTAATTAACTAAAGTACAAGCCTCAgaatctgctgctgtgtgtgtgtgtgtgtgtgtgtgtgtgtgtgtgtgtgtgtgtgtgtgtgtgcgtgtgcgtgtgcgtgagggGGGTTAGGGTCTGTAGATGTCAATGGAGCCTGACAAGTGGAAAAGGGTGAAAGCAAAAGCCAGAACATCAAACAACTTTTCGTTCACAGCAAAAAATCTACACTGAACcgaaacatgaagaaaacacGAGCAACTAGTGGAAGTGATTATTTCTTAAGATTTATCATTTAGCAAAAGTTTGTGTCAGCATTTCAATATATCAATGAAAGAATATGAAAAGTCCAAATCCACATTATCTGACACATAAAATGGTGGCTACATgtattcacaaaataaatatgaaataaaagaaaaatcgttgaaaagaaaattaaaactaaaatcatTGTAATATGATTAATATTGATTGAATATTACGCACAATGCATCTGTCAGGATGTAAAAATGTGCTGTCTACAACTGAAGTTATGATCATGTGAATAATGTCAAACCGCTTCGGGACAAAGTTTCCTGTGATGAAGTTTAGGCCACGGACGACACCTCACTAAGTAGtcgtttctttgttttttgaccAGATCAGCTCCAAACAGGCTCAAATTAGAGGATTcaataatgatatatatatatttttatatatatatatatatatatatatatatatatatatatatatatatgtgtgtgtgtgtgtgtgtgtgtgtgtgtgtgtgtgtgtgtgtgtgtgtgtgtgtgtgtgcatatcaTTGTATTTTGATCGTGCTTCTCACCTGCGTTGTAAGCAGCCAGCTCGGTGCCTGGCCCGgggctcttcctcttcctcggccGGCCCTTCTGCACCGTCCCCACGCCGTTGAAGTAGGATAGTCCGAGCGTGTTGGCCGGGCCCAGGCCTTTGTGTGGGACAACGTCCGCGTGGTTAAAGTGTGTCTGATATTCTCCCTGGATGAGAGTCTCAAAGTGCAGCCGACAGTACACCAGACTGTCCTTCATGCCAAAGTGGTCCCCGGTGGTCAGCATCTTGCTGCACGTGGTGCAGGTGAAGCAGTTGAGGTGGTAGACCAGGTCCCGGGCTCGCATCACCATCTCCGAGGCCGAGATCCCGAGGTGGCACCGAGCGCATCTCTGCACCGAAAATCTTCTGCGGACAACACAGACACGTCATCAGCGGCTGCACCGGCCGGAGCCCGAGGCGCAAAGTTCCTCTGCTCGCGACTGACGCACTGTTACTGCGTGCTTCTGTCCGAGGTGCGTTTTAAACTGAGCCTGACTCTGAATGTACTCCTTTTCACAATCCTTCTTTATTCAAGGAGCTTCTCGGTCagtggggagtgtgtgtgtgtgtgtgtgtgtgtttgcgcgcgcgcAGAGAGAAACACGCAGGGCCTAAATATAACGGAAACTAAATATCAGCTGTCAGCAGCTGTAAATACCAACATGAGGCTGCACGTGTCCGTCAGGACGCAGgattaataaatacattctcAATGTTGTGAAACCAAATGAAGGATTATTATAAATGTCCCCGCCTCTGCACACCGTCTCGGGCGGTGGTCCGGGCCCGCAGCCCCCTCCCGTCCTACCTGTAGTAGTCTTCCTTGCAGTAGATGCTGCCGTCCTTGCTGAAGCAGGTGAGCTCGGACTCCAGGTTGAGTTTACACTCGCAGCACTTGAGGCAGCGCATGTGCCACTGCTTGTCCACGGCCAGCAGGTAGTAGCGGTCCGCGATCTTCCGGCCGCAGCCCGCGCACAGAGCCACGCGCTCGCCGGTCATACACGACATGGACTGCGGGTCAGAGGacgaaaggaaaaaagaaatacacgtAAATACAATGAATGCACATCGACATGAATCAACAGCCTCAAGCGCGTGAGGTGTTTTGGGAAATATTCAAAAAGAGACACTGCATcgaatcattttcttttaacatccTCAATAATACTGCACATGAATATAATGATCATGAACAGGAATTAATAgattaaacaaaatatcaaaacaaaccGAACAACCACAGTCACAATCTGATAAATCAGAAATGTGAGGAATAATTTAACTGCAGgttgaaaacacagacagactccACGTTATGAATAATTATTGAATCATAATGCAGGATATATTTCATGTAATTATTCACTGCAGCAGAttgggagaaaaataaacaataaaataattgtaCATCAATTAACTATAACAACTGAGTGTGGATTAtagaaatattataatatttgtggGAGTGGAGTAACaatgataacaataacaatacgacttaatttattgaaataataatgcaATGTTCAATAATAAATAAGACTTATTCAATATTCTTTTCCAGAGGCCTTTTAGATAAACACACGTGCTCGttcagtattaataataattatcaaatcAATACTAATAATAAGACTTTCTCTGTCCCGTTgtctcctcttttattttccactggTTAATAATTATCCCCACATTTGTAATAATTGTATAAATAATGGAGAGTGAGAAGAAAGTGTTACAAGACATAAAAACACGATATATATTTCCTGTGACAGCGCTGTGCGTGTTTCATATTGAAACTAATTTAAGGacaatgatgattttttttaaaggacaaatgAACTATTTTGTATCTTGGGGAACATTTCGCCGCGTGTTTCTGAGGCTCGTGTGACTGAAGAAGTTCGCGGGGGGCGAGTATGAGCCTGCACGGGACTCGAACATGTGTCCTCGCAGGGCCGACGAAATGGGTCCTACCGTCTCCGACTCGCCCATGTCGATGGCCGAGCTGATGGCCGCCGACTCGCTCTTTCCCCTCCGGTCCAGCTCGTCCACCACGCCGTGCACGTCGCCTCCCGGGAGGCCGTGGAAGAGCATCGTCGCCGCCGAGGGCAGGATGTTGTAACTGTTCTCTTCGGCTCGACAGGCCGCGATGTCCATCAGAGGCGAACCGCGGCGCGTTCACGGACACTCTCGGATCACGAGTCTCGCTTTCTGCAGCTTTTCCCGTCTCGCCGTGACAAGTGAGAAATCCAGATCAGGCAGGAAAAATAGGAGGAAGAAATTGGACACGTGTTCTCCACACTACGTCTCATCTGCCAATGGTAACCGTCATCCGAATCTCCGCAGCTCTCATTATTAATAAGCCATGATTAATTCATACACAACCGCACAGAGGCCGCTTCTCCTTCTGgaatctcttttctctcagatATGATTTTATGTCATTTGTATTCGTTAGCAGCGGCTCGctctatattttcttttccattgaCGCGGAACAAACGGAGCAACTCTGCCGCGCGCTCTCGGCGCCGACGCGTCCTCGTCGCCGGGAGCAGTATGTCAGGATGGGGACAGTCTGCCCACTGGATATCTGTCCCTCTTCGTTTCTCCTGGAGAACAGGGAAGTTTCTCCCACGAGTGTCACTGCCGAGGCGGAGCAGCCACAGTCACAAGGAACAAAACAGATATTTCCATAGAGCTGGTCGTGCTCCGGTCGAACAGTCCGGGTGCGTCGCTCGAACTACACAGCTCTGCTCAGGATGATAATGAACAAAACGGCCTCTGCTGTATACAATCCGGCCGCTCTTCTTGTCCTGGACACTTTCCGCCTCAGTAATGTTCAGTCTTGAGTGGAGGAGGCCGCGTGCGCTTCCGCAgccgccgaggaggaggagttgtcTTTACTTTGACTGATGATAGGCGAGTGTTGGCCCCCAAAACCTCCGTCCCTCCTTCTCCAGTCCCGGTTGGACTCTCCGCTCCTTATCAACGGGGCCCTGTTGCGTCACGACGCACCATTTATGTTCATTGGCTGCCCGGGTCGTTTGGTTATACTTCTACCGACCAGTCTGAGAAGACGGCAGCTCCTCTCTGACTCCGTTACCTACGGACCACCGGCCTCCGTCCCCCGTCTTCACCCGCCCGGAGCCGCCGTTCACCGGAGAGAGGAGTCGAGGAGAAGCCGGGAGGGTTCCGTCTCCTCAGGTGCTGACGGGGTGCGACGGGGTCTGCTGGGACCTACAGCCAGTGACGCACAGAGGGTTCCAGCGACATGGAACAGAATCAACAAGACGAATGAAACCAACCACGCAGCTCATAATTCAAacttaatacattttattctttttgtattaaaattataataatgtgaaACAACACGATTTTTAAACTGAACTTCTCAACATATCAACTTCTCCATCCACAACTTTGACTCGTCATTCCACATTTGACCAATATATGAAAGACGTAAGTGGATTTCTCAGAACTGTACCTGGAattaatgtgcgtgtgtgtgtgtgtgtgtgtgtgttttaaatgtccCTGCCTCATTTCCCCAAAGGTAATCAAGGAAAACAACGCGAGACTATCAGCTCCACAAATTAAGAAAACGAACAGAGAACGTTaggggaaatatatatatagatatatgtatgtatatctctagatatatatatatatatatatattcatttggGTTAATTAATATCTTATTTATAACTTATCTCTACAC from Scophthalmus maximus strain ysfricsl-2021 chromosome 3, ASM2237912v1, whole genome shotgun sequence carries:
- the lhx2b gene encoding LIM/homeobox protein Lhx2b isoform X2, whose amino-acid sequence is MDIAACRAEENSYNILPSAATMLFHGLPGGDVHGVVDELDRRGKSESAAISSAIDMGESETSMSCMTGERVALCAGCGRKIADRYYLLAVDKQWHMRCLKCCECKLNLESELTCFSKDGSIYCKEDYYRFSVQRCARCHLGISASEMVMRARDLVYHLNCFTCTTCSKMLTTGDHFGMKDSLVYCRLHFETLIQGEYQTHFNHADVVPHKGLGPANTLGLSYFNGVGTVQKGRPRKRKSPGPGTELAAYNAALSCNENDGESMDRDSQYSSSQKTKRMRTSFKHHQLRTMKSYFAINHNPDAKDLKQLAQKTGLTKRVLQVWFQNARAKFRRNLLRQESTGGDKASDGSTLQGGTPSGPASEISNASMSPSSTPTTLTDLTNPTMPTVTSVLSSVPGGMDGHECRSPSQTTLTSLF
- the lhx2b gene encoding LIM/homeobox protein Lhx2b isoform X1 — encoded protein: MDIAACRAEENSYNILPSAATMLFHGLPGGDVHGVVDELDRRGKSESAAISSAIDMGESETSMSCMTGERVALCAGCGRKIADRYYLLAVDKQWHMRCLKCCECKLNLESELTCFSKDGSIYCKEDYYRRFSVQRCARCHLGISASEMVMRARDLVYHLNCFTCTTCSKMLTTGDHFGMKDSLVYCRLHFETLIQGEYQTHFNHADVVPHKGLGPANTLGLSYFNGVGTVQKGRPRKRKSPGPGTELAAYNAALSCNENDGESMDRDSQYSSSQKTKRMRTSFKHHQLRTMKSYFAINHNPDAKDLKQLAQKTGLTKRVLQVWFQNARAKFRRNLLRQESTGGDKASDGSTLQGGTPSGPASEISNASMSPSSTPTTLTDLTNPTMPTVTSVLSSVPGGMDGHECRSPSQTTLTSLF